Proteins co-encoded in one Brassica oleracea var. oleracea cultivar TO1000 chromosome C4, BOL, whole genome shotgun sequence genomic window:
- the LOC106341119 gene encoding F-box protein DOR-like: MNVLTFSPPVTRSSLSIPDDLVLEIFSRLPLKAITRCRCVSKLLESMLRSQYFTESFLIKSFARPQLLFACKDDSKLFFFSSPQPENPEENSYVVAANHLERFPCSDRFSAPTSGFFSCYGFSLIMNCELENVICNPSTGQSLTLPPILKSRKGFGVESYLGYEPIAKEFKVLSMELWSESGEWISAKHQVLTLGTKNLSWRMVKCCIPHNCSDKWICISGVIYYEAPDNWPSMRSMVVCFDLRSEKFSFVNFMETSSKEMPVSTTLINYNDKLGLLMSGDSDDNSGYGCICGESKSLELWVLQDAGKNEWSKHVYVLPPPWEDVVSEDMHIAGMVGVNEIVLTPWYKSVPPYVIYFNVERKTITKVGIRGMEAFRGKRFYTFLNYVENVKLL, encoded by the coding sequence ATGAATGTTCTAACCTTTTCTCCACCTGTTACGCGAAGCTCATTGTCGATTCCTGATGACCTCGTTCTCGAGATATTCTCGAGGTTGCCGTTAAAGGCGATAACGAGATGTCGTTGCGTATCCAAGCTCTTGGAGTCCATGCTTCGCAGTCAATATTTCACAGAGTCGTTCTTGATCAAATCTTTTGCTCGTCCTCAGCTTCTATTCGCATGCAAAGATGACAGTAAGCTTTTCTTCTTCTCATCACCTCAGCCTGAAAATCCTGAAGAGAACTCGTATGTTGTGGCCGCCAATCATCTTGAACGTTTCCCATGTTCCGATAGATTCTCTGCTCCTACCAGTGGCTTTTTCTCGTGTTATGGATTTAGCCTGATCATGAATTGTGAACTTGAGAATGTGATATGTAACCCTAGCACGGGACAGTCCTTGACCTTACCACCAATATTGAAGTCGAGGAAAGGGTTTGGAGTAGAAAGCTATCTTGGATATGAACCCATTGCCAAAGAGTTCAAGGTATTATCAATGGAACTTTGGTCTGAAAGTGGTGAGTGGATCTCTGCGAAGCACCAAGTTCTGACATTAGGAACCAAGAATTTGTCATGGAGGATGGTCAAATGTTGCATACCACATAATTGTTCTGATAAGTGGATATGCATCAGTGGTGTTATTTACTACGAAGCTCCAGACAACTGGCCTTCCATGCGTTCCATGGTAGTTTGTTTTGATTTGAGGTCTGAGAAGTTCAGCTTTGTGAATTTCATGGAAACTTCCAGTAAAGAAATGCCTGTTTCAACAACTCTGATAAACTACAATGACAAACTAGGTTTGCTTATGTCGGGAGATTCTGATGATAATAGTGGTTATGGTTGTATTTGTGGAGAAAGTAAAAGTCTTGAGCTGTGGGTTCTACAGGATGCTGGAAAAAATGAGTGGTCCAAGCATGTATACGTATTACCACCACCTTGGGAGGATGTAGTTTCAGAGGACATGCACATTGCTGGAATGGTTGGTGTTAATGAAATCGTATTGACCCCCTGGTACAAATCCGTGCCTCCCTATGTCATCTACTTCAACGTTGAGAGAAAGACCATCACAAAAGTTGGAATTCGAGGAATGGAAGCGTTTCGGGGTAAGAGATTTTACACCTTTCTCAACTATGTTGAGAATGTGAAGCTTCTTTAA
- the LOC106339065 gene encoding uncharacterized protein LOC106339065, whose protein sequence is MHKKNQVFFNKAQGCDARCNVLGSPNSKRLPWFGHQLHFDVVLVSNRTHNVQGFHSSRFRYHYLVLYSLMSLSVSQICSAYILVYLLVLSLPEPKCHNRVSKSKYNSLQNLRTDGVSFHKSCFRCFHCKSTLQVSLFLPPSNTLSMNMNDCLTITWIVYVDVFICLLFLFLLMFFFVLVKFFLKNS, encoded by the exons ATGCATAAGAAGAACCAAGTCTTCTTCAACAAAGCTCAG GGATGTGACGCAAGATGCAATGTTTTGGGAAGCCCCAACAGCAAGCGGCTTCCTTGGTTTGGCCATCAGCTTCACTTCGATGTGGTTCTTGTATCAAACCGGACCCACAACGTACAG GGGTTTCATTCATCAAGGTTCCGATATCATTATCTGGTCTTGTACTCTTTGATGTCCCTCTCAGTCTCCCAAATTTGTTCAGCATACATTTTG GTTTATTTGCTGGTGTTGTCTTTGCCAGAGCCAAAATGTCATAATCGTGTTTCCAAGTCAAAGTACAACTCGTTGCAGAATCTCAGGACCGATGGTGTCTCCTTTCACAAGTCTTGCTTCAGGTGCTTTCACTGCAAATCCACCCTTCAAGTCAGTTTATTTCTTCCCCCTTCCAACACTCTATCTATGAATATGAATGACTGTTTGACAATAACTTGGATTGTCTATGTTGATGTTTTCATATGTTTGTTATTCCTTTTTCTTCTCATGTTTTTCTTTGTACTTGTTAAATTTTTTTTAAAGAACTCTTAG